Proteins co-encoded in one Arachis hypogaea cultivar Tifrunner chromosome 11, arahy.Tifrunner.gnm2.J5K5, whole genome shotgun sequence genomic window:
- the LOC112720524 gene encoding cysteine proteinase mucunain, whose translation MAATMAFMSSIILFHLLTISSAMDMSITTNQQPQQPNTMRTDDEVMIMYEEWLVKHQKVYNGLGEKDKRFQVFKDNLGFIDEHNTHKNTTYKLGLNRFADLTNEEYRAMYLGTKSDPNRRIIKAKISAGNRYAYSARDRLPVHVDWRSKGALAPVKDQGSCGSCWAFSTIAAVESINKIVTGKLVSLSEQELVDCDKAFNEGCNGGLMDYAFQFIIANGGIDTEQHYPYKGIDGTCDPTRKNAKVVSIDGYEDVPVNDEKALKKAVAHQPVSVAIEASGRALQLYDSGVFTGRCGTSLDHGVVVVGYGTENGVDYWLVRNSWGKNWGEDGYFKLQRNVRGTNTGKCGIAMEASYPVKNGANAAIQNPASQRTGGSVSSA comes from the exons ATGGCTGCAACGATGGCTTTTATGTCCTCCATTATTCTCTTTCATCTCTTAACAATCTCATCAGCCATGGACATGTCCATCACCACCAACCAGCAGCCACAACAACCGAACACGATGAGAACCGACGATGAAGTCATGATCATGTACGAGGAATGGTTGGTGAAGCACCAAAAGGTGTACAATGGGTTGGGAGAGAAAGACAAGAGGTTCCAAGTTTTTAAGGATAACTTGGGTTTCATTGATGAACACAACACACACAAAAACACCACATACAAACTTGGGTTGAATAGGTTCGCTGATTTGACGAATGAAGAGTACAGAGCAATGTATTTGGGGACAAAGAGTGATCCCAACCGCAGGAtcatcaaggccaagatcagcgCCGGCAACCGTTACGCTTATAGCGCACGTGACCGGTTGCCGGTGCACGTGGATTGGAGGTCCAAAGGTGCACTTGCACCCGTCAAGGATCAGGGAAGCTGTG GAAGTTGTTGGGCATTCTCAACAATAGCTGCAGTGGAATCCATAAATAAGATAGTAACAGGGAAGCTTGTGAGTTTGTCAGAACAAGAACTTGTTGACTGTGACAAAGCATTCAACGAAGGCTGCAATGGTGGTCTCATGGACTATGCCTTCCAATTCATCATTGCAAACGGTGGCATAGACACCGAGCAACACTATCCATACAAGGGCATTGATGGCACATGTGATCCAACCAGA AAGAATGCTAAGGTAGTGAGCATCGATGGGTACGAGGATGTTCCGGTGAATGATGAGAAGGCTTTGAAGAAAGCTGTTGCTCATCAGCCTGTCAGCGTTGCTATTGAAGCCTCTGGCAGGGCCTTGCAACTCTACGACTCA GGTGTGTTTACGGGTAGATGTGGAACAAGTTTAGATCATGGTGTGGTTGTAGTTGGATATGGAACCGAAAATGGTGTAGACTATTGGCTTGTGAGGAATTCATGGGGCAAGAATTGGGGCGAGGATGGCTACTTCAAGTTGCAGCGTAACGTGAGAGGCACCAATACTGGCAAATGTGGAATCGCCATGGAAGCCTCGTACCCGGTGAAGAATGGCGCAAACGCCGCAATCCAGAACCCGGCTTCCCAGAGAACTGGAGGGAGTGTTAGCAGCGCTTGA